From Apium graveolens cultivar Ventura chromosome 9, ASM990537v1, whole genome shotgun sequence, the proteins below share one genomic window:
- the LOC141687473 gene encoding uncharacterized protein LOC141687473, which yields MSRPMDEDVPAKTEEEDFNTGPLSVLMMSVKNNTQVLINCRNNKKLLGRVRAFDRHCNMVMENVREMWTELPKAGKGKKKSLPVNKERFISKMFLRGDSVIIVLRNPK from the exons GCCAAGACTGAGGAAGAGGACTTTAACACCGGGCCACTATCCGTGCTCATGATGAGTGTTAAAAATAACACCCAG GTCCTTATTAACTGCCGTAACAACAAAAAGCTTCTGGGCCGTGTGAGAGCTTTTGATCGGCACTGCAACATGGTGATGGAAAATGTTAGGGAGATGTGGACAGAG CTTCCAAAGGCTGGTAAAGGCAAGAAGAAATCTCTTCCAGTTAACAAAGAGAGGTTTATTAGCAAGATGTTCCTGCGAGGAGATTCAGTGATCATTGTCCTCAGGAACCCCAAGTGA